One genomic region from Gossypium hirsutum isolate 1008001.06 chromosome D13, Gossypium_hirsutum_v2.1, whole genome shotgun sequence encodes:
- the LOC107934005 gene encoding E3 ubiquitin-protein ligase SDIR1 — protein sequence MSFVFRGSRGDIESGFSGFIHERPAVRIHASRPVNSNSLAFFVTVLLLFMILNSHQMSPNFLLWLVVGIFLMATSLRMYATCQQLQAQARAHAAAASGLLGHTELRLHMPPSIAFATRGRLQGLRLQLALLDRESDDLDYDTLRVLDDNTSTSHSMSEEDINALPVHKYKVHGPESAGSSLQQASSSSVTIEQKQDSRKGDGNMKASDDELTCSICLDQVNEGELVRSLPCLHQFHTTCIDPWLRQQGTCPVCKFRMGSGWQENRESESDDSDMV from the exons ATGAGCTTTGTTTTCCGAGGTAGTAGAGGAGATATTGAGAGCGGGTTTTCAGGATTTATTCATGAACGTCCTGCTGTG CGTATACATGCATCTCGGCCTGTTAATTCCAATTCACTGGCCTTCTTTGTTACAG TTCTTTTGTTATTCATGATTTTAAACTCTCACcaaatgtctccaaattttctg CTTTGGCTAGTAGTAGGCATCTTTTTAATGGCTACTAGCCTTAGGATGTATGCAACTTGTCAGCAACTTCAAGCTCAGGCTCGAGCTCACGCTGCTGCAGCTAGTGGTTTGCTTGGTCATACCGAGTTGCGTTTGCACATGCCACCATCAATAGCTTTTGCTACAAGAGGACGCTTACAAGGACTAAGACTCCAACTTGCCCTTCTCGATCGTGAATCTGATGACCTAG ATTATGACACCCTGAGAGTGTTGGATGATAATACTTCCACAAGTCATTCAATGAGCGAGGAAGATATAAATGCTTTACCTGTGCACAAGTACAAGGTCCATGGCCCGGAGAG TGCAGGATCATCATTGCAACAGGCATCTTCTTCGTCAGTCACAATTGAG CAAAAGCAAGATTCCCGGAAAGGTGATGGGAACATGAAGGCTTCAGATGATGAACTAACTTGCTCTATTTGCTTGGATCAAGTCAATGAGGGGGAGCTTGTTCGGAGCTTGCCATGTTTGCATCAG TTCCATACCACCTGTATTGATCCATGGCTGCGGCAGCAAGGCACATGTCCAGTATGTAAGTTTAGAATGGGGTCGGGATGGCAGGAAAACAGGGAGAGTGAATCAGATGATTCGGACATGGTTTAA